A window of Microbacterium lushaniae genomic DNA:
CGTGATGTGGAACGCTGCTGCGGGGCGCGGCGACGCGCTGCGAGGGTCGCGAGCCCGGCAGCGACACCCTCCTCCACCACCGGCCACTGCGGCTTGGCCATGCCGGTGAAGCCCTCGAACAGCACGTAGCCGAGCACGGCTGAGGCGGCCAGGAGTGCGATGCCACCCCACGCCATCCACGTGCCGGCCGGCGACGTCATTCCCACGGCGATGGCCAGCGCGATCACACCGGCCAGCGCAGCGGCACCCACGGCGTACCACCAGCGGCGGCTCAGGCGGCGCGGCTGCATCCACTTCCGGACGGCGGGGTTCAGCACCGCGATCAGCTTCCGGCGGGCGGTGTCGTCGTCCATCTCCGCGTCGGCGAACGACGCGGCAGTCGCCCGCCCCAATTCCTGCGCCTTCTGGCGGACGTCGTTCTTCATGGCGCCTTCACGTTAGCAACTGCGGCCGGGTCGGCGGGTACGGCTCCGCCGGCGCATCCGACATGAGGACCCTCGAACCCCAGCCGTGCGGGCGGGGATCGCTACCCTTGTGACGTGGAAGCCGATTGGATCGAACACCGGCGCTCGGGCGACGGGGAACGTCTGGGGTGGATGAAGCCCGTGGGCGAGGGATTCGTCGCCATCGATCTGCTGGGGCGTCTGCGGACGGACGTCGTGGAGTGGATGGTTGCGGAGCAGGTCCTCGACGACCTCGGACTCGGATACCTCGCCGACCCGCATGAGTTGCGGTTGGACGACGGTTCCTGGCTGCGGGTGCGGATCGCAGAGGTGTCTCCTGTCGCGATCCGCGTGAAGAAGGATGACTGGGGCGATATGAACGCACCCCAGATCTACTACGCGGTGACATTCCCGGTGACCGAGGAGCTCCTCCGCCCGCTGTCTCGCCGAGAGGGGCCCGCGTGATCGATCTGAACGAGGTGACCGTCTCCGTTGGAGATGTGATGCTGCTGGCACCGGTGTCCGCCTCGGTCGGGTCGGGCGATGTCCTCGTCGTTCGTGGGCGCAACGGCGCCGGCAAGTCCACGTTGCTGCGGGCGATGGCGGGCGTCCGGACGCCTACGAGCGGAACGATTCGTATCGGCGATGAAATCGTGACCGAGCGCGACCGCCGATTCCGGCGACGGGTCGCCGCCATGATCGGGCTCCCCCCGATCGCCCCGGATCTGACCGTCGCGGATCACGTGCTCTTGGTGGCGTCGACGTGGCTGGATGATCCGCTCGCGGCGACCGAGCTCGCGCGTGGGGTGCTCGGCGAGCTGGGGCTCACGCCTTTGGCGGCGCGCTTTCCCCACGAGTTGTCCTCTGGGCAGACGCAATTGTTCGCACTCGGGCTCGTGCTGGCCAGGCCGTTCGACGTCCTGATCATCGATGAGCCTGAGCAGCGGCTTGACCCCGAACACATCGATATGGTGATCGACGCGCTGCGCGTCCGGCGCGACAACGGTGCGACCCTCGTGCTTGCGACGCATGATCCGCGGCTGGCCGAGGCGCTCGCAGACCACACGCTCTGGCTGGGCGAAGCGGCATGACCAGTCGCGTCTCTGCGCCACTTCGTCTCTGGCGTTCACGCAATACCCGAACACGAGGTGATCACGCCTACCTCGCATACATGATCTTGATGATGACGCTGGTCACCATCGCTCCCATCGTGCGCGCGATCTCAGTGAGCATGACCAGCGCGGAAGGAGTCGCGCTCCTCACATCGCCTGAGGCGCCGAGCGTCACGATGCTCGCAGTCTCGGGCATGTGGGCGTTCTCGCTGTTGCTGGGCAGAGTCCGCGGTCCTGCGCTGAGGTCTCCGTTCGTGACCCATGCGCTGGCCTCGAGCGACGTCCCCCGAGCGACCTCCTTCCGTGGACCGCTCCTCGGATCGGGGACGATGGTGGTCGCGCTCACCACTGCCGTAGGCGTCCTCATCGGCGCGAGCCTGGTCTCCACCGGACACAGCACACCCAGCGACGCCGGGCTGTTCGTCCTCGCAAGCACCTGCGTCGGCGTCATCTCCTCCATCGCCTGGCTGGCCGGTCAGGCGATGCCGCGCGCTGCAGCGCTCATTTCCCCCGTCGTCTTCGCGCTGGGCGCGGTCACCAGCACTGTCCCGGAGATGCAGCCCTTCACCCCATGGGGATGGGTCGGCCTCGCCTACCCGGTCGCCGCGGCGACGGGAACGCTCGCGCCTATCCTCGCCGTGACCGCGACTGCCGCCGCCGCCGCGCCGGCTCTGATGAGCAGGCTCAGCATCACGCTGCTGGCTGCACAAGCGGCGCGATGGGCGGCCGCCACCTCATACGCGACCGGCATGGAACTGGCTGCAGCCGCAACCGTCTACCAGGCGGCACCGAAGGTCGGACGCCACCTGCGTGCCGTCAGACCCGCCCTTCCAAGCCCAGTCGTGTTCCTTCTCCGCGACGCCGTGGGCGCCGCACGCACACCGGTGAGGCTCGCTGCGGCTGCTCTCGCCCTCGCTGCGGCAGCGGCGCTCTTCACGCTCTCGCTCGTCCCGGAGTGGCCCGATTGGGCACTCGGCGCGGTTGCTGGCGTCATCCTGTTCGCCGGGCTTGGTCCGTTCACCGACGGCATCCGGCACGCCGCAAGTGTCGCGTCGGACCTTCCCCTCTACGGAATCAGCGACGCACGGCTCCTCACCTACCACACGCTCTTCCCGGTCTTCGCGACGATCGCCACGTTGGTCGTCACCACCGCGGCCTGCGCGCTCCTCATCGGACACGCCATCCCGGCGATCCTCGGTTCTCTCGCCCTCGGGATCCTCGCGGTCATCGCGCGCATCGGGAACGCGCTGAAGGGGCCACTCCCACCCGCACTGCTCAGCCCGATCCCCACACCCATGGGCGACCTGGGCGCCGCCGCGCGCCTCACGTGGGCGATGGACGGCGTCCTCCTCACCGCGTTGGCCGGCGCATCCGCCGCGCTCGTCCTCCAGTCACCCGTTCTCCTGCTCGCCGTCGGCATCGCCCTCACCTCCCTCACGATCCGCCGCTGGCGCCACCGGGCGTGAACGAGCCCCTTACCTCGACTCAGGAGGGAGGTTCTCCTCACCCCACCGATGTGCATCGCACGCACGACCAATGCCAGGATGAGCGGATATGTCCGCGTTGATCGCGGGCGCCACCTGCCGAAAGGGAGTCATGAGCCGCACCGCCGCCGGCCGCCGTCTGTCGCTGGTCCTCGTGGCGGTGGTCGCGACCGTGCCCCTGCTCACCGGATGCGTCGTCGTGCGCGAGGAGTGGAACGCCCTGCAGCGCGAGCGCAGCGGGACACCGGCCCCCGGCGTCGTCAAGCCGGCGATCCTCGCGGCCGATCCGCGGGTGGATGAGGTGCTGACGCTGCAGGTCGGCCCCTCCGGTTTCGCGCGGATCATGACCGTCGTCATCTCCGTCAGGGGCGATGAGCCGGTCGAGACCAGCACGGCCCTGGCGGTGCTGACCGCGGCGGCCAGCACCGCTCAGTCGGAGATCCACTACCTGGAACTGATGGTGCGACCGGCCTCAGACACGTCTCAGGTGCTGAACCTGGAGGATGCCGCGGCGGGGCTCCCGTCCGACGTGACCTGGAGATGGCAGGACTCGGCGATCGTCGTCACGAACCCCGACGTGCTGGACGAGCGCTGAGGCACGGCGGACGCGACGCCGTGTCGGCTGCCGACGCGGCCTACGCCCGGCGGTCGGACGGCTCGACCACGCGGACCTCTACGCCGGCGGAGCGCAGGCGTTCCACCTCGTCGGTCGGGGCCTTCGCATCCGTGATGATCATGTGCACGCGTTCGGCGGGCGCGATCCGGTAGAACCCCACGTGGGCGAACTTGGTGTGATCGGCGAGGAGGACCACTCGCCGGGCGCTGTTCATCATCGCCCGCACGACGCGGGCCTCCTCCATGTTCGGCGTCGTCAGGCCGCGCTCCAGGCTCACCCCGTTGGTGCCGATGAAGGCGAAATCGCACATCACTCCATCCAGCGCCCGCTCGGCCACCTCCCCCACCAGCCCGTAGGTGTGCGGGCGGATCGTGCCGCCGGTGAGGAAGACCTCCGCCTCG
This region includes:
- a CDS encoding ABC transporter ATP-binding protein; its protein translation is MIDLNEVTVSVGDVMLLAPVSASVGSGDVLVVRGRNGAGKSTLLRAMAGVRTPTSGTIRIGDEIVTERDRRFRRRVAAMIGLPPIAPDLTVADHVLLVASTWLDDPLAATELARGVLGELGLTPLAARFPHELSSGQTQLFALGLVLARPFDVLIIDEPEQRLDPEHIDMVIDALRVRRDNGATLVLATHDPRLAEALADHTLWLGEAA